The following DNA comes from Mya arenaria isolate MELC-2E11 chromosome 11, ASM2691426v1.
tattgtcattttcaatattaatgtAACCACAACGTCAAGAACAAACTGCCAGATTGTGAGCACTCAACCTTACATTTCCCATCATTTATCaccaattgtttattttttacagacACAAAACAGGTAATCAGGAAAATGaatcacaaaacaaaacaatgatacaataATGCAATAACTTTCGACAAATATTGTGATCCTGCCATGGAACGTTCAATAACATCCCTTAAAACTACTGGAGGCTTAAACCGGTGTTCGAGCGCTCAATCTCGCATTTTCCCCCAGTATATATGGCTTATCGGaagtacatttttttaagaagtaATATGATATACGATCGCAAGTTCTTCGACATGCTTCgctaaaaattaacaaaactataagatgaattaaagtacatttacttgaataaacgtACTTAATGGAACAACGCAGCAACTGTGTTTGCCGATGGAACCCCATAGCATCTATTCTGCCATTTATACAATCTAATAAACTACAGAATACgcttttcaaaagaaaaacgCATGTCTGGACCTGTTTTAAACGACTAGCGGTATTTTTTGACAACACGGTCGGTAGTACAAATGAGTGTCTGTGTTACATAGATATTGGTGAACTATAATTACTTCTGTTGAAACTTGCTATCCCCGAACTGATTTTGTTCGTGATCTATCCTTACTTCCATTATTGAAATGTGACATTAGGAGAAAAGAGCTATATAGCGTTAGCCGCTACGTAGGGAATCCCCAAACAGTGGTATTCTCTACGACCAATTTCATCGCCGATGTTAATCTGTCGGAGTCTATGTCCCCGTTGTTTGCAGCATTTGCCGGCTTCCACTTGTTGTGTGAATATTTAGCCAGTGAAGACTGATGTCAAGTGATGAGTATCGATAAATATGCCGgcgttatttttatacttacttGGAGGATATACCcagtaaattgaaaaatacgCTAAAGATTATAACTATCTTgtatggccgagagtgtaagataggttcattccgacccgagcgtagggtgttttgtggaagcgaggtttaccgagtttccgcaaaacaccctgcgcgagggttgggatgaacctatcttacacgagcggctatggtagatgctttttctcccacatcagttaaacaaaataaagtgaaaatgtatcttttagctggaactattttgtgcttagtgaaaataactgcgtatggatatgcgataattcgtggttgtcatggatatgcgcgcagtgattcagagtatgttaTTAGTCGAATCGGTCTATAAATAGTTCCAAGGAgactggtgacatttgaagcgagaaattaTTTATTAGCTTTCTAAATATAgccacaagacaagatttccatgatgttacagacgacagtcttcaacaagggaggtaattatattgtggtgaccattaaaagggagttccatacgggtattttatcttcgcctgtggacaagataagaatttcGAGCATGGTTatattattggatctacttatctgaggtgggagaaaatatGTCGCAAGGAAAGTGTTGCAtgagtaagattcaatgcgtggtaaacaacgatatcaattgtatgtaagagtttgacaattttcttcttttgttGCAGTTGTGTCATCCGGTGTCTAATTCCCCAAAGGCCATACTAATTGATATTTTGCGTCAGTCTTTTTAACTGCGagttttttgtatgaaaataaatatctttaagcACTTAactgtattgtatatatgtttgtttacgcttgatataaataatatgtatcaTTCTCCATTGATAACTTTTGTGAGCGAATCATTAGTGAAATATGTTACATATccaaatgattttcaaaaaaatgttaagataaAAATAGACCAGTACATTCAATTATGGAATAAAAAAGTACATTCTCCAagtaaatgtataaattataatagTAGAATACAAATTCGAAAACTAATAAAATGGTGTACCTaggatcttattttttgtcattatagATGCTAGCATCATACATTTCCAAttgaaaaatgcaaatttattgATGTTTAAAGTCATTGATTAAATATAGAACACGTCTTATGTGTTGAAACATTCTTTATGTAAGAATTTCactatatatttcaatgtacgCAAGTGTAATGGTAAACAATTATTTGCGTTATAAATGTCCGTACTCTACTTTAATCGCAAAAATCAATCATAAATTTAATGTGTATTGGCGAATGAGAGGGGACAACTTAACGCCAGTACGATACCATCTGTTGTTGCAGTAACTGCAGATTATATATAGTTGTTATTGTAATGTTCTTTGCATCACcgaaatgtttttgtaaatcgTCTTTTGATCATCCTCCTGTAAAGCAATTCGTCGTTGATAATtcttcaataataaaacattatccTTCTGATACAACGTCATACTTTTCATTTAGTTAGcccaataaaatataaaatcattccGAGCATACCCTGGTATGTTATTTGTGGATGGTTTATTGGCATTGCATAAAATAACACGGCATTCAGACTGGGTGAATTTGTGTGgagtttaaaatttattgcttGAAAACACAGCCATTTATTGACCAGTTACCCAATCCTAGTGCAGTTTAATCACAGCCATTCATTGACCAGTTACCCAACCCCAGTGCAGTTGATTCACCGCCATTCATTGACCAGTTACCCAACCACAGTGCAGTTGATTCACATCCATTCATTGACCAGTTACCCAACCACAGTGCAGTTAAATCACAGCCATTCATTGACCAGTTACCCAACCACAGTGCAGTTAAATCACATCCATTCATTGACTAGTTACCCAACCACAGTGCAGTTAAATCACAGCCATTCATTGACCAGTTACCCAACCCCAGTGCAGTTGATTCACCGCCATTCATTGACCAGTTACCCAACCACAGTGCAGCTGATTCACAGCCATTTATTGACCAGTTACCCAACCCCAGTGCAGTTGATTCACCGCCATTCATTGACCAGTTACCCAACCCACAGTGCAGTTGAATCACAGCCATTTATTGACCAGTTACCCAACCCCAGTGCAGTTGATTCACCGCCATTCATTGACCAGTTACCCAACCACAGTGCAGCTGATTCACCGCCATTCATTGACCAGTTACTCAACCCCAGTTCAGTTGATTCACCGCCATTTATTGACCAGTTACCCAACCCCAGTGCAGCTGATTCACCGCCATTCATTGACCAGTTACTCAACCCCAGTTCAGTTGATTCACCGCCATTTATTGACCAGTTACCCAACCCCAGTGCAGCTGATTCACCGCCATTCATTGACCAGTTACCCAACCACAGTGCAGTTAAATCACAGCCATTTATTGACCAGTTACCCAACCCCAGTGCAGTTGATTCACCGCCATTCACTGACCAGTTACCCAACCACAGTGCAGTTAAATCACAGCCATTCATTGACCAGTTACCCAACCACAGTGCAGCTGATTCACCGCCATTTATTGACCAGTTACCCAACCACAGTGCAGTTAAATCACAGCCATTCATTGACCAGTTACCCAAACACAGTGCAGTTGAATCACAGCCATTCATTGACCAGTTACCCAACCCCAGTGCAGTTGAATCACAGCCATCCATTAAGCAGTTACCCAAACTAATGCAGTTGAATCACAGCCATCCATTAACCAGTTACCCAACCCTTGTGCAGTTGATTCATAGCAATTCATTGACCAGTTACCCAACAACAGTGCAGTTTATTCACAGTCATTCATTGACCAGTCACCCAATCACAGTGCAGTTGATTCACATCCATTCATTGACCAGTTACCCAATCACAATGCAGTTGATTCACATCCATTCATTGACCAGTTATCccaacatttataaatacagtttaaatatagatataaatatatgttatgtatgtaatGCAAATGTGTATGATTATCGACATGTAGTATAATGTCAACCAAGTAAACATGAGGCAATGCCAAAGATTCAAAcgaatatatcaaaacattctAATTATTTTTGACTTCGCTTTTGAATGAATTAACACTAGGTAAATCAACTAAGAAGTTTCAAGtattatcattcattttttaaaaagcagtCTTCAAGATGACATTCAAATTAACGTTAGGAACCTGCGCTTTTAAATCAAGGACTAGCAATTTACCAGTCTAGAACTCTAGACCATCATTCAAATGGCGCAAGAATGGGCTATCGATGCTATCTTGAGGTAATAGAACAATGTTAACCTGTTTGGCTGTCTGATGAACTGAAAGGGAATATTAAAGGACTTCTCTAGAATGTTTAAGACCATAACACAGACCGTAAAGATAGAACATATCGAACACTCATCTCTAATCTTGAAAGGAAATGCATGAGTTTAGTTGTATTGACAAAATGTAAAGACAATCTTGGCACTACCAGTTACGATGGTTGGTGCTGGTTTAGTGGAAACGCGAAGCACGAACATTCGATAATtgaagatttaaaaacaaagggGGATGGTCTCGAGTGGTAGAGATTtctacatatttatatataagagACTTATGTCGCATTCGGTCGCATTCTTTAAAAACCTGTGTCACTATGTGGACAATACTTTGACCAAACATGCAACCAACTGgtaacaaagtttaaaatattaaaccataACAAGCACTTTTCtttgtatatcaaatataaataaagggTTAATCCAAAGCTATAAATTCCACGATGAAAATAGCTGACATAAACATGATAGGCAAGGATCTTGGCTGTGTTTTATTTGGCATTATTgtcttgttattaaaaatatgttcaataacTATAGACTGTTTATAGACAGATATATAAGACAGatatataacacaatatatacaCCATCATTATACACTTTCGTTTACCTTAGTCTAAAACTCTATTGTTGAAACGTTTTCAGGACTGTATGCTTATTTTCGTTGAAATTGGGCAATCAAATGAGAGAGTTTTTTGTGCAAACACTTGCTCTCAGggttcaacattttaaaaaagaaacattctTGGTGTGTCTTTTAGGTACAagttagggatgcaaacgaatattcgaatattcgatcaaacgtttggtattcgaatgtcaaaatcggtattcgaatattcgaaaaaaaaagtaataatactaattctcaataaagagaataaaaaactttttgcctacaacactgttgttgtttataaagtttttttgttttgtttttacaacgacttgcccctaatgccagaggtgtgaatgtgatgacaatacactaaacacgtgtcatatgtcatttagggacatatcgtcgggtactgtaAAAAGTCCCCCTACTGTTACAATATCTGACTAGGAATCGGCTATAACACTAATGTTTTGTCCTGGCTGTAAATTAACCTGTGCAACATAGCTCAAATTgccgtgatgatatgaatgccatgtgctacaataatgttgttacatatatgtgctttaaactgttttccatgtttcgatacaatgttcgtgctttgaaatgtaaacatatatagtatagcgttttaggatatTTTTTCTCTATTGTTGttcaatagatgagtcaaatccagatatgttttcgttttattattttactacttcccgagttggtttgagTTTTCCAAAGTTATATTTCGTCAATTTaaaggtcaatctcagaacgaggccgCTTGTCCTACGGACAGAGCCTCCATTGGCACAAAGcgctatttgactaggaatGCATcttatttcacattgtttacaaatataaaggctgcggaattgaaattattgaaaCTACAAGtacattgaaatttaaaaataatgataaataaaacacgaTAAACACATCTGAAAAAGCCAATTTGAACTTGAGAAAACAAGCTGTTAGTCATTgtacatacattgtacatacaGATATATAACagaaaagaacaaaaatcattttgattaaCATAGTTTTACggttaaattaaagtaaaaccCAACTTACTTGTAACATAAGAGTGTGGGAAAATGTGTGTAAGAGGATGCGCAATGAAGATACCATCGTGGTTAAGAATTCCTTGTCATATTGAGCAATGCCATGCACTCTCTGGTCTAACTTGTCTGATAATTTCTATTCCAGTATCTGCCCAACAGTCACTCATAATTTATCGTTCCGCTTCTTGTAAATCCTTAGGGATATGTAGTGTTAACAATGAAATTGGATTCATCATGAACTTTCATCAACTATCCTGTTATTTATAAAGTCAATCTGTTCGATGAGgctaacaaaataaaaaaaaataaaaagtttaaatttgagAAACTTAAGTTGATGATGTACAAGTTCTCATGTGATACCAGATAATAAGGATTCCTTTTAACTAGATACAGATTATGATATGGGAAGGGAATTGGcgtaaatacatgttttaaacaaaaacacgtATGAGGTGAAGTTTAAGTACAGAACTGGAAAACATATAACTCATCTTAAAGGAATAATTTTTCACGCCGCACTGAAAAGCGAGGccaattttgtttcaataaatgtgAGGTGCTGTTATTATGCCATTGGTATTTATGGTTTGCtgtaacaatttaaaagaatattgcAACAATGCAACAAtaatgccatttatttttagaaaaagaaaGTAAACTTTATGTAGTCTTTGTTACGTACTTTTTGTAAGAAATACCTAGAAGTTATGTAGCCTTACCAACTTTGATGGTTTTCGAACAGAAAGAAcgtaacagaacagaacatattgtttattaagaCTTTTATCTGGCACATCGACTTAGAAACCAAATAATGCTCATAATCAAATGTCGTTTTTAATtccatattcaaaacaaataacgGGCTATCAAGATATCTATGACTTTCTTCCTTAAAACCATCAATTATTCTAGTTTTGAATCATAACAAGGATGACTTCACATTGAATACATTGTATTAAGCGAGACCGCCGAGGGATTACAAAACCATTTAGACTGCTCAATGCATTACTGTGATCGGTGGCAAATGCTAGTAAATGTGGACAAAACGAACATAATGATTTTCAAACGAGGTGGTAGAGGAAGGATTAACGATGTATTCATGTATAACGGCAAACAGATTGAAATTGTGAACACGTTTTGCTATTCAGCGTTTGTTATAAGTTCAAATGGGTCTTTCCGCAAATGTTTAGAGGCTGTGGCAAGTTAAACTATTAAATAAGTCATGTCAGTTAAAGCATTACATCTGTAGGGTATATAACAGCAAATAtacaatttgatttatttgacgCTTATGAACTCTCTGTGCTCGAAAATTGCTCAGAGGTATGGGGTTTTACTGCAGCTGAAAGTCGGGAACGTCTACAAAAAAGTTCCTTAAGAAgatgtcaaaataacaaataacaaaataataaattttccTTATATGGGGAAACGGGACGCTATCCATTAATGATTTAACAGAAAAGTGAAAATTATTGGTTAAACCAATGGACAGCTATAATTCAAATTGTTTGAGACTCCCCTACTTTAAGTACTTTGATTTCGATGTGTTATATCTAACGGTTGGAAAAGAACGTTCTTAA
Coding sequences within:
- the LOC128208349 gene encoding uncharacterized protein LOC128208349, which codes for MEVRIDQVQLNHSHSLTSYPTPVQLIHRHSLTSYPTTVQLIHSHLLTSYPTPVQLIHRHSLTSYPTHSAVESQPFIDQLPNPSAVDSPPFIDQLPNHSAADSPPFIDQLLNPSSVDSPPFIDQLPNPSAADSPPFIDQLLNPSSVDSPPFIDQLPNPSAADSPPFIDQLPNHSAVKSQPFIDQLPNPSAVDSPPFTDQLPNHSAVKSQPFIDQLPNHSAADSPPFIDQLPNHSAVKSQPFIDQLPKHSAVESQPFIDQLPNPSAVESQPSIKQLPKLMQLNHSHPLTSYPTLVQLIHSNSLTSYPTTVHAVESQPFIDQLPNPVQLIHSHSLTSNPTSEQLIHSHSFTSDPTPEQLIHSHSFTSDPTPEQMNHSHSLTSNPTPVQFAHSHLLTSYPTPVRLDQSHSLTSYHN